From Etheostoma spectabile isolate EspeVRDwgs_2016 chromosome 8, UIUC_Espe_1.0, whole genome shotgun sequence, a single genomic window includes:
- the LOC116694089 gene encoding contactin-1a isoform X2, with translation MLKGQQLKACWGKPGNSANVPSVELLAVTPAGGPHFNIMLHLTLFLLVLSLSPAEPSMHGEVPDFYEDEATGYGPVFEEQPVDTIYPEESPEAKITMSCRARANPPATYKWIMEDMEIDLNAHQSHYSLVGGNLVISNPIKTKHVGQYSCLATNMYGTVISREASVQFGYLDLFSSEERESVYVKEGQGAVLLCASPPHYPAELSFRWILNEFPTFIPLDKRRFVSQITGNLYISKVDSSDSGNYSCIASSQSISKSVFSNYIPLVPLAERPIRKYPADLKVKFPDTTALVGQNITLECFALGNPVPEIRWKKLDGQLPPNHEVRMAGAHLHLYNVQFEDEGSYQCEAVNSRGKDYHAARVSVEAFPEWVEHISSTEKDLSSSYTMSCIASGKPEPRIRWLKNGELSDRKEMRFSSLTFDDSGMYQCIAENHHGVIYANAELRVYACAPTFEHNPVKRVLAPKNGRVVIQCRPKAAPKPNFSWSKDTELLYNSTRVFIWEDGSLEILNVTRADEGRYTCFAENDRGKANSTGSLLVTESTKITMAPSNTDVKVGEDTRMQCAASHDSSLDITFIWSLDGRVIDLHKDSQHYERTLNGSSNGELLIKNLQLKHAGRYTCTAQTPIDNVTASAHLVVRGPPGAPGGVRVMNKTDKTVTLQWSRGADNHNPISKYTIQYRDSFSKEVWKNATTSPTDVEGNTEMATVVDLFPWTEYEFRVIATSALGTGEPSSPSPKDKTLEAIPVVAPSDVGGGGGSSRELTITWTPVQPQYYYGPNFGYIVAFKPQDGHEWSKVTVADPQAKRYVHKDPSIPPSTEFHVKVKAFNSKGEGPFSLTAIIYSAQDAPSEAPVSVDGRALSATEAIVWWLPLSQSNIDGYQVKYWRNQEDSEGRAQRVVVPGSENHTRLESMKPDSHYLIEVRGYNSAGFGPASEHLQIYTKKAPPSRPPRIAGKKLKGRKVNIVWEHVEPLANESPVDGYKVLCRQQGHSTGTLYTTSKQSIDLLLPTDGNYVVEVRAHTEGGDGAVAQVNITGT, from the exons ACGAAGCCACAGGTTACGGGCCGGTGTTTGAGGAGCAGCCGGTGGATACCATCTACCCCGAGGAATCACCCGAGGCAAAAATCACCATGAGCTGCAGGGCTCGAGCCAATCCACCTGCCACATACAA GTGGATAATGGAAGACATGGAAATTGACTTGAATGCACATCAAAGCCACTACAGTTTAGTAGGAGGCAACTTGGTGATCAGTAACCCCATTAAAACCAAGCATGTAGGACAGTACTCCTGTTTGGCTACCAACATGTATGGCACAGTCATCAGCCGAGAGGCCTCAGTCCAGTTTGGAT ATCTCGATCTTTTCTCGTCTGAGGAGAGGGAGTCGGTGTACGTAAAAGAAGGACAGGGGGCTGTGCTGCTCTGCGCTTCCCCACCTCACTATCCAG ccGAGCTGTCATTCCGATGGATCCTCAACGAATTCCCTACCTTCATCCCACTGGACAAGAGGCGTTTTGTCTCCCAGATAACGGGTAATCTCTATATCTCCAAGGTGGACTCCTCCGACAGCGGCAACTACTCTTGCATTGCGTCCAGCCAATCCATTTCCAAGAGCGTTTTCTCCAACTACATCCCCCTCGTACCTCTGGCTGAAC GTCCCATCCGGAAATACCCTGCTGACCTCAAAGTCAAGTTCCCAGATACCACTGCTCTGGTGGGGCAGAATATCACCTTGGAATGCTTCGCTTTGGGAAA CCCCGTTCCTGAGATCCGCTGGAAGAAGTTAGATGGACAGCTGCCACCCAATCATGAGGTGAGGATGGCGGGGGCTCATCTGCATCTGTACAATGTGCAGTTTGAAGACGAAGGCAGCTATCAGTGTGAGGCAGTGAACTCGAGAGGAAAGGACTACCACGCTGCACGTGTGTCTGTAGAAG CTTTTCCTGAGTGGGTGGAGCACATCAGCAGCACAGAGAAAGACCTCAGCAGCAGTTACACCATGTCCTGCATAGCCAGTGGCAAACCAGAACCACGCATTCGCTGGCTGAAAAATGGAGAACTG TCTGATAGGAAAGAGATGAGGTTCAGCAGCTTGACGTTTGACGATTCAGGGATGTACCAGTGCATTGCAGAGAATCACCACGGAGTCATATATGCCAATGCAGAACTGCGTGTTTATG CCTGTGCTCCCACATTTGAACACAACCCAGTAAAGAGAGTCCTGGCACCTAAAAACGGCCGGGTGGTGATCCAATGTCGACCCAAAGCAGCTCCAAAGCCCAACTTCTCCTGGAGCAAAGACACCGAGCTGCTTTACAACTCCACCAG GGTGTTTATCTGGGAGGATGGGAGCCTGGAGATCCTCAATGTGACGCGAGCAGATGAAGGCAGGTACACCTGCTTCGCTGAGAATGACCGGGGCAAGGCCAACAGCACGGGCTCTCTGTTGGTTACAG AGTCCACAAAGATCACCATGGCACCGTCCAACACTGACGTTAAAGTGGGTGAGGACACCAGGATGCAGTGTGCTGCGTCCCATGACAGTTCATTGGACATCACCTTCATCTGGTCCCTGGATGGCCGGGTCATTGACCTGCACAAGGACAGTCAACATTATGAACGCACCCTG AATGGAAGTTCAAATGGCGAGCTACTGATTAAGAACCTCCAACTGAAGCATGCCGGACGCTACACCTGCACTGCACAGACCCCCATTGACAATGTCACTGCTTCTGCCCACCTTGTTGTCAGGG GTCCCCCTGGTGCCCCAGGTGGGGTGCGAGTAATGAACAAAACTGACAAGACTGTAACATTGCAGTGGAGCCGGGGAGCAGACAACCACAACCCCATCTCCAAATATACCATCCAGTACAGAGACTCCTTCTCAAAGGAAGTCTGGAAGAATGCCACTACAT CTCCTACAGATGTAGAGGGGAATACAGAGATGGCCACAGTGGTGGATTTGTTCCCCTGGACAGAATATGAGTTCAGAGTTATTGCCACTAGCGCTCTGGGGACAGGAGAGCCGAGCAGCCCGTCACCTAAAGACAAAACCCTGGAAGCAA TTCCTGTGGTGGCTCCCTCAGACGTCGGCGGTGGTGGAGGGAGTAGCAGAGAACTAACCATCACATGGACG CCTGTACAGCCACAGTACTACTATGGGCCTAATTTTGGCTACATTGTGGCCTTCAAACCACAAGATGGACACGAGTGGAGTAAGGTGACGGTTGCTGACCCGCAGGCCAAGCGTTATGTCCACAAAgacccctccatccctccatcaaCAGAGTTTcatgtcaaagtcaaagccTTCAACAGCAAAGGAGAGGGACCCTTTAGCCTAACAGCTATCATTTATTCTGCACAGGACG CTCCATCTGAAGCTCCTGTAAGTGTTGACGGCAGAGCTCTCTCTGCCACAGAAGCCATAGTTTGGTGGTTGCCTCTCTCACAGAGCAATATCGATGGATACCAG GTGAAGTACTGGAGGAATCAGGAAGACAGTGAGGGGCGGGCCCAGAGGGTAGTGGTACCCGGCAGTGAGAACCACACCAGGCTGGAGAGTATGAAGCCTGACTCCCACTATCTTATTGAGGTTCGGGGCTACAACTCTGCAGGATTTGGGCCGGCCAGCGAGCATCTCCAGATCTACACCAAGAAAGCCC ctCCAAGTCGACCTCCCAGAATAGCTGGGAAAAAATTAAAGGGCCGGAAAGTAAATATTGTCTGGGAACATGTGGAACCACTTGCTAACGAGTCACCGGTGGATGGTTACAAA GTGCTGTGCAGGCAGCAGGGCCACTCCACAGGCACTCTGTACACAACCAGTAAGCAGAGCATAGACCTTCTCCTGCCCACAGATGGGAACTACGTGGTGGAGGTCCGGGCGCACACAGAGGGCGGAGATGGGGCTGTGGCACAAGTCAACATCACAG GTACCTGA
- the LOC116694089 gene encoding contactin-1a isoform X3, translated as MLHLTLFLLVLSLSPAEPSMHGEVPDFYEDEATGYGPVFEEQPVDTIYPEESPEAKITMSCRARANPPATYKWIMEDMEIDLNAHQSHYSLVGGNLVISNPIKTKHVGQYSCLATNMYGTVISREASVQFGYLDLFSSEERESVYVKEGQGAVLLCASPPHYPAELSFRWILNEFPTFIPLDKRRFVSQITGNLYISKVDSSDSGNYSCIASSQSISKSVFSNYIPLVPLAERPIRKYPADLKVKFPDTTALVGQNITLECFALGNPVPEIRWKKLDGQLPPNHEVRMAGAHLHLYNVQFEDEGSYQCEAVNSRGKDYHAARVSVEAFPEWVEHISSTEKDLSSSYTMSCIASGKPEPRIRWLKNGELSDRKEMRFSSLTFDDSGMYQCIAENHHGVIYANAELRVYACAPTFEHNPVKRVLAPKNGRVVIQCRPKAAPKPNFSWSKDTELLYNSTRVFIWEDGSLEILNVTRADEGRYTCFAENDRGKANSTGSLLVTESTKITMAPSNTDVKVGEDTRMQCAASHDSSLDITFIWSLDGRVIDLHKDSQHYERTLNGSSNGELLIKNLQLKHAGRYTCTAQTPIDNVTASAHLVVRGPPGAPGGVRVMNKTDKTVTLQWSRGADNHNPISKYTIQYRDSFSKEVWKNATTSPTDVEGNTEMATVVDLFPWTEYEFRVIATSALGTGEPSSPSPKDKTLEAIPVVAPSDVGGGGGSSRELTITWTPVQPQYYYGPNFGYIVAFKPQDGHEWSKVTVADPQAKRYVHKDPSIPPSTEFHVKVKAFNSKGEGPFSLTAIIYSAQDAPSEAPVSVDGRALSATEAIVWWLPLSQSNIDGYQVKYWRNQEDSEGRAQRVVVPGSENHTRLESMKPDSHYLIEVRGYNSAGFGPASEHLQIYTKKAPPSRPPRIAGKKLKGRKVNIVWEHVEPLANESPVDGYKVLCRQQGHSTGTLYTTSKQSIDLLLPTDGNYVVEVRAHTEGGDGAVAQVNITGGSVLCAPSLNVLSLLLVALLCLNL; from the exons ACGAAGCCACAGGTTACGGGCCGGTGTTTGAGGAGCAGCCGGTGGATACCATCTACCCCGAGGAATCACCCGAGGCAAAAATCACCATGAGCTGCAGGGCTCGAGCCAATCCACCTGCCACATACAA GTGGATAATGGAAGACATGGAAATTGACTTGAATGCACATCAAAGCCACTACAGTTTAGTAGGAGGCAACTTGGTGATCAGTAACCCCATTAAAACCAAGCATGTAGGACAGTACTCCTGTTTGGCTACCAACATGTATGGCACAGTCATCAGCCGAGAGGCCTCAGTCCAGTTTGGAT ATCTCGATCTTTTCTCGTCTGAGGAGAGGGAGTCGGTGTACGTAAAAGAAGGACAGGGGGCTGTGCTGCTCTGCGCTTCCCCACCTCACTATCCAG ccGAGCTGTCATTCCGATGGATCCTCAACGAATTCCCTACCTTCATCCCACTGGACAAGAGGCGTTTTGTCTCCCAGATAACGGGTAATCTCTATATCTCCAAGGTGGACTCCTCCGACAGCGGCAACTACTCTTGCATTGCGTCCAGCCAATCCATTTCCAAGAGCGTTTTCTCCAACTACATCCCCCTCGTACCTCTGGCTGAAC GTCCCATCCGGAAATACCCTGCTGACCTCAAAGTCAAGTTCCCAGATACCACTGCTCTGGTGGGGCAGAATATCACCTTGGAATGCTTCGCTTTGGGAAA CCCCGTTCCTGAGATCCGCTGGAAGAAGTTAGATGGACAGCTGCCACCCAATCATGAGGTGAGGATGGCGGGGGCTCATCTGCATCTGTACAATGTGCAGTTTGAAGACGAAGGCAGCTATCAGTGTGAGGCAGTGAACTCGAGAGGAAAGGACTACCACGCTGCACGTGTGTCTGTAGAAG CTTTTCCTGAGTGGGTGGAGCACATCAGCAGCACAGAGAAAGACCTCAGCAGCAGTTACACCATGTCCTGCATAGCCAGTGGCAAACCAGAACCACGCATTCGCTGGCTGAAAAATGGAGAACTG TCTGATAGGAAAGAGATGAGGTTCAGCAGCTTGACGTTTGACGATTCAGGGATGTACCAGTGCATTGCAGAGAATCACCACGGAGTCATATATGCCAATGCAGAACTGCGTGTTTATG CCTGTGCTCCCACATTTGAACACAACCCAGTAAAGAGAGTCCTGGCACCTAAAAACGGCCGGGTGGTGATCCAATGTCGACCCAAAGCAGCTCCAAAGCCCAACTTCTCCTGGAGCAAAGACACCGAGCTGCTTTACAACTCCACCAG GGTGTTTATCTGGGAGGATGGGAGCCTGGAGATCCTCAATGTGACGCGAGCAGATGAAGGCAGGTACACCTGCTTCGCTGAGAATGACCGGGGCAAGGCCAACAGCACGGGCTCTCTGTTGGTTACAG AGTCCACAAAGATCACCATGGCACCGTCCAACACTGACGTTAAAGTGGGTGAGGACACCAGGATGCAGTGTGCTGCGTCCCATGACAGTTCATTGGACATCACCTTCATCTGGTCCCTGGATGGCCGGGTCATTGACCTGCACAAGGACAGTCAACATTATGAACGCACCCTG AATGGAAGTTCAAATGGCGAGCTACTGATTAAGAACCTCCAACTGAAGCATGCCGGACGCTACACCTGCACTGCACAGACCCCCATTGACAATGTCACTGCTTCTGCCCACCTTGTTGTCAGGG GTCCCCCTGGTGCCCCAGGTGGGGTGCGAGTAATGAACAAAACTGACAAGACTGTAACATTGCAGTGGAGCCGGGGAGCAGACAACCACAACCCCATCTCCAAATATACCATCCAGTACAGAGACTCCTTCTCAAAGGAAGTCTGGAAGAATGCCACTACAT CTCCTACAGATGTAGAGGGGAATACAGAGATGGCCACAGTGGTGGATTTGTTCCCCTGGACAGAATATGAGTTCAGAGTTATTGCCACTAGCGCTCTGGGGACAGGAGAGCCGAGCAGCCCGTCACCTAAAGACAAAACCCTGGAAGCAA TTCCTGTGGTGGCTCCCTCAGACGTCGGCGGTGGTGGAGGGAGTAGCAGAGAACTAACCATCACATGGACG CCTGTACAGCCACAGTACTACTATGGGCCTAATTTTGGCTACATTGTGGCCTTCAAACCACAAGATGGACACGAGTGGAGTAAGGTGACGGTTGCTGACCCGCAGGCCAAGCGTTATGTCCACAAAgacccctccatccctccatcaaCAGAGTTTcatgtcaaagtcaaagccTTCAACAGCAAAGGAGAGGGACCCTTTAGCCTAACAGCTATCATTTATTCTGCACAGGACG CTCCATCTGAAGCTCCTGTAAGTGTTGACGGCAGAGCTCTCTCTGCCACAGAAGCCATAGTTTGGTGGTTGCCTCTCTCACAGAGCAATATCGATGGATACCAG GTGAAGTACTGGAGGAATCAGGAAGACAGTGAGGGGCGGGCCCAGAGGGTAGTGGTACCCGGCAGTGAGAACCACACCAGGCTGGAGAGTATGAAGCCTGACTCCCACTATCTTATTGAGGTTCGGGGCTACAACTCTGCAGGATTTGGGCCGGCCAGCGAGCATCTCCAGATCTACACCAAGAAAGCCC ctCCAAGTCGACCTCCCAGAATAGCTGGGAAAAAATTAAAGGGCCGGAAAGTAAATATTGTCTGGGAACATGTGGAACCACTTGCTAACGAGTCACCGGTGGATGGTTACAAA GTGCTGTGCAGGCAGCAGGGCCACTCCACAGGCACTCTGTACACAACCAGTAAGCAGAGCATAGACCTTCTCCTGCCCACAGATGGGAACTACGTGGTGGAGGTCCGGGCGCACACAGAGGGCGGAGATGGGGCTGTGGCACAAGTCAACATCACAG gtggaAGTGTCCTATGTGCCCCGTCTCTCAACGTACTCTCCCTGCTCCTGGTGGCTCTCCTCTGCCTGAACCTCTGA
- the LOC116694089 gene encoding contactin-1a isoform X1, which translates to MLKGQQLKACWGKPGNSANVPSVELLAVTPAGGPHFNIMLHLTLFLLVLSLSPAEPSMHGEVPDFYEDEATGYGPVFEEQPVDTIYPEESPEAKITMSCRARANPPATYKWIMEDMEIDLNAHQSHYSLVGGNLVISNPIKTKHVGQYSCLATNMYGTVISREASVQFGYLDLFSSEERESVYVKEGQGAVLLCASPPHYPAELSFRWILNEFPTFIPLDKRRFVSQITGNLYISKVDSSDSGNYSCIASSQSISKSVFSNYIPLVPLAERPIRKYPADLKVKFPDTTALVGQNITLECFALGNPVPEIRWKKLDGQLPPNHEVRMAGAHLHLYNVQFEDEGSYQCEAVNSRGKDYHAARVSVEAFPEWVEHISSTEKDLSSSYTMSCIASGKPEPRIRWLKNGELSDRKEMRFSSLTFDDSGMYQCIAENHHGVIYANAELRVYACAPTFEHNPVKRVLAPKNGRVVIQCRPKAAPKPNFSWSKDTELLYNSTRVFIWEDGSLEILNVTRADEGRYTCFAENDRGKANSTGSLLVTESTKITMAPSNTDVKVGEDTRMQCAASHDSSLDITFIWSLDGRVIDLHKDSQHYERTLNGSSNGELLIKNLQLKHAGRYTCTAQTPIDNVTASAHLVVRGPPGAPGGVRVMNKTDKTVTLQWSRGADNHNPISKYTIQYRDSFSKEVWKNATTSPTDVEGNTEMATVVDLFPWTEYEFRVIATSALGTGEPSSPSPKDKTLEAIPVVAPSDVGGGGGSSRELTITWTPVQPQYYYGPNFGYIVAFKPQDGHEWSKVTVADPQAKRYVHKDPSIPPSTEFHVKVKAFNSKGEGPFSLTAIIYSAQDAPSEAPVSVDGRALSATEAIVWWLPLSQSNIDGYQVKYWRNQEDSEGRAQRVVVPGSENHTRLESMKPDSHYLIEVRGYNSAGFGPASEHLQIYTKKAPPSRPPRIAGKKLKGRKVNIVWEHVEPLANESPVDGYKVLCRQQGHSTGTLYTTSKQSIDLLLPTDGNYVVEVRAHTEGGDGAVAQVNITGGSVLCAPSLNVLSLLLVALLCLNL; encoded by the exons ACGAAGCCACAGGTTACGGGCCGGTGTTTGAGGAGCAGCCGGTGGATACCATCTACCCCGAGGAATCACCCGAGGCAAAAATCACCATGAGCTGCAGGGCTCGAGCCAATCCACCTGCCACATACAA GTGGATAATGGAAGACATGGAAATTGACTTGAATGCACATCAAAGCCACTACAGTTTAGTAGGAGGCAACTTGGTGATCAGTAACCCCATTAAAACCAAGCATGTAGGACAGTACTCCTGTTTGGCTACCAACATGTATGGCACAGTCATCAGCCGAGAGGCCTCAGTCCAGTTTGGAT ATCTCGATCTTTTCTCGTCTGAGGAGAGGGAGTCGGTGTACGTAAAAGAAGGACAGGGGGCTGTGCTGCTCTGCGCTTCCCCACCTCACTATCCAG ccGAGCTGTCATTCCGATGGATCCTCAACGAATTCCCTACCTTCATCCCACTGGACAAGAGGCGTTTTGTCTCCCAGATAACGGGTAATCTCTATATCTCCAAGGTGGACTCCTCCGACAGCGGCAACTACTCTTGCATTGCGTCCAGCCAATCCATTTCCAAGAGCGTTTTCTCCAACTACATCCCCCTCGTACCTCTGGCTGAAC GTCCCATCCGGAAATACCCTGCTGACCTCAAAGTCAAGTTCCCAGATACCACTGCTCTGGTGGGGCAGAATATCACCTTGGAATGCTTCGCTTTGGGAAA CCCCGTTCCTGAGATCCGCTGGAAGAAGTTAGATGGACAGCTGCCACCCAATCATGAGGTGAGGATGGCGGGGGCTCATCTGCATCTGTACAATGTGCAGTTTGAAGACGAAGGCAGCTATCAGTGTGAGGCAGTGAACTCGAGAGGAAAGGACTACCACGCTGCACGTGTGTCTGTAGAAG CTTTTCCTGAGTGGGTGGAGCACATCAGCAGCACAGAGAAAGACCTCAGCAGCAGTTACACCATGTCCTGCATAGCCAGTGGCAAACCAGAACCACGCATTCGCTGGCTGAAAAATGGAGAACTG TCTGATAGGAAAGAGATGAGGTTCAGCAGCTTGACGTTTGACGATTCAGGGATGTACCAGTGCATTGCAGAGAATCACCACGGAGTCATATATGCCAATGCAGAACTGCGTGTTTATG CCTGTGCTCCCACATTTGAACACAACCCAGTAAAGAGAGTCCTGGCACCTAAAAACGGCCGGGTGGTGATCCAATGTCGACCCAAAGCAGCTCCAAAGCCCAACTTCTCCTGGAGCAAAGACACCGAGCTGCTTTACAACTCCACCAG GGTGTTTATCTGGGAGGATGGGAGCCTGGAGATCCTCAATGTGACGCGAGCAGATGAAGGCAGGTACACCTGCTTCGCTGAGAATGACCGGGGCAAGGCCAACAGCACGGGCTCTCTGTTGGTTACAG AGTCCACAAAGATCACCATGGCACCGTCCAACACTGACGTTAAAGTGGGTGAGGACACCAGGATGCAGTGTGCTGCGTCCCATGACAGTTCATTGGACATCACCTTCATCTGGTCCCTGGATGGCCGGGTCATTGACCTGCACAAGGACAGTCAACATTATGAACGCACCCTG AATGGAAGTTCAAATGGCGAGCTACTGATTAAGAACCTCCAACTGAAGCATGCCGGACGCTACACCTGCACTGCACAGACCCCCATTGACAATGTCACTGCTTCTGCCCACCTTGTTGTCAGGG GTCCCCCTGGTGCCCCAGGTGGGGTGCGAGTAATGAACAAAACTGACAAGACTGTAACATTGCAGTGGAGCCGGGGAGCAGACAACCACAACCCCATCTCCAAATATACCATCCAGTACAGAGACTCCTTCTCAAAGGAAGTCTGGAAGAATGCCACTACAT CTCCTACAGATGTAGAGGGGAATACAGAGATGGCCACAGTGGTGGATTTGTTCCCCTGGACAGAATATGAGTTCAGAGTTATTGCCACTAGCGCTCTGGGGACAGGAGAGCCGAGCAGCCCGTCACCTAAAGACAAAACCCTGGAAGCAA TTCCTGTGGTGGCTCCCTCAGACGTCGGCGGTGGTGGAGGGAGTAGCAGAGAACTAACCATCACATGGACG CCTGTACAGCCACAGTACTACTATGGGCCTAATTTTGGCTACATTGTGGCCTTCAAACCACAAGATGGACACGAGTGGAGTAAGGTGACGGTTGCTGACCCGCAGGCCAAGCGTTATGTCCACAAAgacccctccatccctccatcaaCAGAGTTTcatgtcaaagtcaaagccTTCAACAGCAAAGGAGAGGGACCCTTTAGCCTAACAGCTATCATTTATTCTGCACAGGACG CTCCATCTGAAGCTCCTGTAAGTGTTGACGGCAGAGCTCTCTCTGCCACAGAAGCCATAGTTTGGTGGTTGCCTCTCTCACAGAGCAATATCGATGGATACCAG GTGAAGTACTGGAGGAATCAGGAAGACAGTGAGGGGCGGGCCCAGAGGGTAGTGGTACCCGGCAGTGAGAACCACACCAGGCTGGAGAGTATGAAGCCTGACTCCCACTATCTTATTGAGGTTCGGGGCTACAACTCTGCAGGATTTGGGCCGGCCAGCGAGCATCTCCAGATCTACACCAAGAAAGCCC ctCCAAGTCGACCTCCCAGAATAGCTGGGAAAAAATTAAAGGGCCGGAAAGTAAATATTGTCTGGGAACATGTGGAACCACTTGCTAACGAGTCACCGGTGGATGGTTACAAA GTGCTGTGCAGGCAGCAGGGCCACTCCACAGGCACTCTGTACACAACCAGTAAGCAGAGCATAGACCTTCTCCTGCCCACAGATGGGAACTACGTGGTGGAGGTCCGGGCGCACACAGAGGGCGGAGATGGGGCTGTGGCACAAGTCAACATCACAG gtggaAGTGTCCTATGTGCCCCGTCTCTCAACGTACTCTCCCTGCTCCTGGTGGCTCTCCTCTGCCTGAACCTCTGA